Proteins encoded together in one uncultured Desulfosarcina sp. window:
- a CDS encoding YggS family pyridoxal phosphate-dependent enzyme has translation MKERLQRVKNRIAEAARTCGRDPSAVRLVAVSKTVDANRVARAIEAGADILGENYIQEARDKFNALYDRPVAWHFIGHLQSNKAKYAVRMFDLIHSVDSHKLAKALDKEARKNEKVQDILIQVNISQEETKSGIDAAEAVELITGIGALKNVRIKGLMTMPPFFDQPEKARPYFRQLARLRDRIAEAEIPGVAMDELSMGMTGDFEVAIAEGATLVRIGTAIFGARQ, from the coding sequence GTGAAGGAACGCCTGCAACGGGTTAAAAATCGAATTGCCGAAGCCGCCCGGACCTGCGGCCGCGATCCGTCCGCCGTCCGCCTGGTGGCGGTAAGCAAGACCGTCGATGCTAATCGGGTGGCCCGGGCTATCGAGGCCGGCGCCGACATTCTGGGGGAAAACTACATCCAGGAGGCCCGGGACAAGTTCAACGCCCTTTACGACCGACCGGTGGCCTGGCATTTCATCGGGCACCTGCAATCCAACAAAGCCAAATACGCCGTGCGCATGTTCGACCTGATCCATTCGGTGGATTCCCATAAACTGGCAAAAGCACTGGATAAAGAAGCGCGCAAAAACGAAAAGGTGCAGGATATCCTCATCCAGGTGAACATCAGCCAGGAGGAAACCAAATCGGGGATCGATGCCGCCGAAGCAGTCGAACTGATCACCGGGATCGGCGCCCTGAAAAACGTTCGAATAAAAGGCCTGATGACCATGCCGCCCTTTTTCGACCAGCCGGAAAAGGCCCGTCCCTATTTCCGCCAGCTTGCCCGTCTGCGGGATCGTATTGCCGAGGCCGAAATACCCGGTGTTGCCATGGATGAACTCTCCATGGGCATGACCGGCGATTTCGAAGTGGCCATTGCCGAGGGCGCCACCCTGGTTCGCATCGGCACCGCGATTTTTGGAGCCCGCCAGTGA
- a CDS encoding epoxyqueuosine reductase QueH, with protein MKLLIHICCGPCSIYPVWVLRDDRHEVMGFFYRSNIHPFTECLRREETLKTYAESIALKLLVQPGYEIENFLRNVAFREAERCTTCYHDRLTTTAQYAKKGKFDGFTSTLLYSRFQKHDQIRSIGEAVGKSIGVPFYYHDFREGWKAGIEESRQLGMYRQQYCGCIYSEKERYYRQSRKGKLPQPAGAAGAQTS; from the coding sequence GTGAAGCTGCTCATCCACATCTGCTGCGGCCCGTGCAGCATCTATCCGGTCTGGGTGCTGCGGGACGACCGCCACGAAGTCATGGGTTTCTTTTATCGCAGCAACATCCACCCCTTTACCGAGTGCCTGCGCCGGGAAGAGACCCTTAAAACCTACGCCGAATCGATAGCGCTTAAACTGCTGGTTCAGCCTGGATACGAAATCGAAAATTTCCTGCGCAATGTGGCCTTCAGGGAAGCGGAGCGCTGCACCACCTGCTACCACGACCGCCTGACCACCACGGCCCAATACGCCAAAAAGGGAAAATTCGACGGCTTCACCTCCACCCTGCTGTACAGCCGCTTTCAAAAACACGACCAGATCCGGTCTATCGGCGAAGCGGTGGGCAAATCCATCGGCGTACCCTTTTATTACCATGATTTTCGCGAAGGGTGGAAAGCGGGTATCGAGGAATCCAGACAATTGGGCATGTACCGCCAACAGTACTGCGGCTGTATTTACAGTGAAAAAGAACGCTACTACCGCCAGTCCAGGAAAGGCAAGCTCCCTCAACCGGCCGGCGCGGCAGGCGCACAAACCTCCTGA
- a CDS encoding M48 family metalloprotease, whose amino-acid sequence MFANFIYFIVALLIYSTYQPSEQTNFPPLDTALFFISLLLLFTIISKRQFTRIAASIHTSTPDELDRRFSSTLTRQSVLAVALFAVDVYGLNLSSFFSDIWIFQAIPTLEALIFLALFCGYLALVWFNAYGAYRRIYRVEMSRRAYVSSNIQFSIPVLLPWLLLSGVADLILALPFELPRKVLTSPEGETAYFLVFLFVVAILGPLIIQKFWRCRSLEAGYFRERIDALCRRAGVGYADILYWPIFGGRMITAGVMGLVRRFRYILVTDALLRILDPTEVDAVIAHEIGHVRKRHLLFYLFFFIGYMVVAYATFDLIVYLIVFSEPIYRFVFFTGISRTTVTTGLLSLAIIFNFLVYFRFIFGYFMRNFERQADAFVYTLFASATPLISTFQKIVAVSGQSADKPNWHHFSIQQRVDFLQQCEADRSSILRHDRKVRNSIVIYLIAIVLVGIAGYQLNFGQAGKRLNEKFFETVILKELSGGGGKDAGLYGMLGDLYFGRGNFEQAVSSYRSALELEPENALVLNNYAWLLATCEDETLRDPELALELARKAASIEQSPHIMDTLAESLFVNGHVDEAIAVATTARTLAKTNLQYYNGQLEKFQAARDNEY is encoded by the coding sequence ATGTTCGCCAACTTCATTTACTTCATCGTTGCCCTGCTGATCTATTCCACCTACCAGCCATCGGAGCAAACCAATTTTCCGCCGCTGGACACCGCTTTATTCTTCATTTCGCTGCTGCTGCTTTTTACCATCATCTCCAAACGCCAGTTCACCAGAATCGCAGCTTCCATTCACACCAGCACGCCCGATGAGCTGGACCGACGGTTTTCGTCCACCCTCACCCGCCAGTCCGTTCTGGCCGTGGCCCTGTTCGCCGTGGATGTCTACGGCCTCAATCTTTCCTCTTTTTTCAGCGACATCTGGATTTTTCAGGCGATTCCCACGCTTGAAGCACTGATCTTCCTGGCGCTTTTCTGCGGCTATCTGGCCCTGGTCTGGTTCAACGCGTACGGTGCCTATCGACGCATCTATCGTGTAGAAATGAGCCGCAGGGCCTATGTGTCTTCCAACATTCAATTCAGCATTCCCGTCCTGCTGCCCTGGCTGCTGCTTTCCGGCGTTGCCGACCTAATTTTGGCCCTGCCCTTCGAACTGCCGCGCAAGGTGCTGACCTCGCCAGAAGGTGAAACCGCATATTTTCTTGTGTTTCTGTTTGTCGTGGCCATCCTGGGGCCGCTGATCATTCAGAAATTCTGGCGTTGCCGTTCCCTGGAAGCCGGATACTTTCGCGAGCGCATCGACGCACTCTGCCGGCGGGCCGGCGTCGGCTACGCCGACATTCTTTACTGGCCCATTTTCGGCGGCCGCATGATCACCGCCGGAGTGATGGGCCTGGTGCGCCGGTTCCGCTATATCCTGGTCACCGATGCCCTGCTGCGCATTCTCGATCCTACCGAGGTGGACGCCGTCATCGCCCATGAAATCGGCCATGTCAGAAAACGACACCTGCTGTTCTATCTCTTTTTCTTCATCGGCTACATGGTGGTCGCCTATGCCACCTTCGACCTGATCGTTTATCTGATCGTCTTTTCCGAGCCGATCTATCGTTTCGTCTTTTTCACGGGCATCAGCCGCACCACGGTCACCACGGGGCTTTTAAGCCTGGCCATTATTTTCAATTTCCTGGTCTATTTCCGCTTTATTTTCGGATATTTCATGCGCAACTTCGAACGCCAGGCCGATGCTTTTGTCTACACCCTGTTTGCCAGCGCGACCCCTTTGATCTCCACCTTCCAAAAAATTGTGGCCGTCTCCGGCCAGTCGGCAGATAAACCGAACTGGCACCACTTCAGCATTCAACAGCGGGTCGATTTCCTGCAGCAATGCGAAGCAGACCGTTCATCCATTCTTCGCCACGACCGCAAGGTTCGCAACAGCATCGTTATTTATTTGATTGCCATCGTTCTGGTGGGAATTGCCGGTTACCAGCTAAACTTCGGGCAGGCGGGAAAACGGTTGAACGAAAAGTTCTTCGAAACCGTTATCCTCAAGGAGCTTTCAGGCGGCGGTGGAAAAGATGCCGGTCTCTATGGCATGCTGGGCGATCTGTACTTCGGCCGCGGCAACTTCGAGCAGGCCGTCTCGTCTTACCGCAGCGCCCTGGAACTGGAACCGGAAAACGCCCTGGTACTGAACAACTACGCCTGGCTGCTGGCCACCTGTGAAGATGAGACCCTCCGTGATCCCGAATTGGCGCTGGAATTGGCCCGCAAGGCGGCTTCCATCGAACAGTCGCCCCACATCATGGACACCCTGGCCGAAAGCCTGTTTGTCAACGGCCATGTGGACGAAGCCATTGCCGTGGCAACCACTGCCCGCACTCTGGCCAAAACCAACCTCCAGTACTACAACGGGCAGCTGGAAAAATTCCAAGCTGCCCGTGATAATGAGTATTAG
- a CDS encoding GspE/PulE family protein: protein MANAEISLSLDENSGSGAMSEAQYSAKIQAIGNRLNAANNLGEALINLKDEICELFGSDRITVYVVDGVKRELVSRFKSGNEVTEIRIPVAQTSVAGYAALKQTLINIKDVYDQKELAEIDTELQFDSSWDRRTGYRTKQILAHPIVYQKYLMGTLELINRKGGGEFGGAEEKAIAELSKIMGVALYNQKRIAARGGRSNKYDHLLENHLLTQKELSKAYSDATQRKEPVSAVLMKDYKIPKKEIGSALEKFYKTSFIEYNANYPIPGDLMTGLKVPFMRNNIWVPLKSEDKKVVIAVDNPHDLKKIDEIKALFPGRPVTFYVSLKQDILDFIKLFTQDEKELAEIDDILSQLQVEDEEVEEASSGVGEEDSAVVQLVNKIILDAYSRNASDIHIEPYPGKQNTQVRIRVDGSCTIYQTIPFSYKNAVVSRIKIMSDLDIAERRLPQDGKIKFKKYGGKDIELRVATIPTQGGLEDVVMRILAAGEPIPLDKMGFSQSNYKNFISVVTKPYGIIFVCGPTGSGKTTTLHSALSFINKTETKIWTAEDPVEITQRGLRQVQVKPKIGFDFAAAMRAFLRADPDVIMVGEMRDKETTSIGIEASLTGHLVFSTLHTNSAPESITRLLDMGMDPFNFADAILCILAQRLVRTLCKTCKRKYHPSKEEFKELAREYGSEEELKDNLGIEYTDDLEIYKPEGCDLCSNTGYRGRMGLHELLMGTDDMKKLIQTKAEMKIIRDQAIKDGMTTLKQDGIAKVFQGHCDLIEVRKVCIK, encoded by the coding sequence ATGGCCAACGCAGAAATTTCTCTGAGCTTAGACGAAAACTCCGGATCGGGCGCCATGTCCGAAGCCCAGTACAGCGCCAAGATCCAGGCGATCGGCAACCGTCTCAACGCAGCCAACAACCTGGGCGAAGCGTTGATCAACCTGAAGGACGAAATCTGCGAATTGTTCGGCTCCGACCGGATCACCGTTTACGTGGTGGACGGCGTCAAACGGGAACTCGTTTCCCGTTTCAAGTCCGGCAACGAGGTCACCGAAATCCGGATTCCCGTGGCCCAGACCAGTGTGGCCGGCTATGCCGCCCTGAAACAGACCCTCATCAATATCAAGGACGTTTACGACCAGAAAGAACTGGCGGAAATCGATACGGAACTGCAATTCGATTCCAGCTGGGACCGCAGAACCGGGTATCGCACCAAACAAATTCTGGCGCACCCGATCGTCTACCAGAAATACCTCATGGGAACCCTGGAGCTGATCAACCGCAAAGGCGGGGGAGAGTTCGGCGGCGCCGAAGAAAAGGCCATCGCCGAATTGTCCAAGATCATGGGCGTGGCGCTGTACAACCAGAAGCGCATCGCCGCACGGGGAGGACGTTCCAACAAATACGACCACCTGCTGGAAAACCACCTGCTGACCCAGAAAGAGCTGAGCAAGGCTTATAGTGACGCCACTCAGCGCAAAGAGCCGGTTTCCGCTGTTTTGATGAAGGATTACAAAATCCCCAAAAAGGAAATCGGCAGCGCGCTGGAAAAATTCTATAAGACCAGCTTTATCGAATACAACGCCAATTACCCCATCCCCGGGGATCTCATGACTGGCCTCAAGGTACCCTTCATGCGCAACAACATCTGGGTGCCGCTGAAGAGCGAAGACAAAAAAGTCGTCATCGCGGTGGACAATCCCCACGACCTGAAAAAGATCGACGAGATCAAGGCCCTGTTCCCCGGGCGGCCCGTCACCTTTTACGTCAGCCTCAAACAGGATATCCTCGATTTTATCAAGCTGTTCACCCAGGATGAAAAGGAACTGGCCGAAATCGACGACATCCTCTCCCAACTCCAGGTGGAGGACGAGGAGGTCGAAGAGGCCTCATCCGGTGTCGGCGAAGAGGACAGTGCGGTGGTCCAGCTGGTCAATAAAATCATTCTGGACGCATACAGCCGCAACGCTTCGGATATCCACATCGAACCCTATCCGGGCAAACAGAACACCCAGGTGCGCATCCGGGTGGACGGGTCGTGTACGATTTACCAGACCATTCCTTTTTCCTACAAGAACGCCGTGGTTTCCAGAATCAAGATCATGTCCGATCTGGATATTGCCGAACGGCGGCTGCCCCAGGACGGCAAGATCAAATTCAAGAAATACGGCGGCAAGGACATCGAGCTTCGTGTGGCCACCATTCCCACCCAGGGCGGGCTGGAAGACGTGGTCATGCGTATCCTGGCCGCCGGCGAGCCCATTCCGCTGGACAAAATGGGCTTTTCCCAAAGTAACTATAAGAATTTTATCAGCGTGGTGACCAAACCGTACGGGATTATCTTTGTTTGCGGCCCCACCGGTTCCGGTAAAACCACCACCTTGCACTCGGCCCTCAGCTTCATCAACAAGACCGAAACCAAAATCTGGACGGCGGAGGATCCGGTGGAAATCACCCAGCGCGGCCTTCGTCAGGTGCAGGTGAAGCCCAAGATCGGCTTCGATTTCGCAGCGGCCATGAGGGCCTTTCTGCGCGCCGACCCGGACGTGATCATGGTCGGTGAAATGCGCGACAAGGAGACCACCTCCATCGGCATCGAAGCCTCGCTAACCGGTCACCTTGTCTTTTCCACCCTGCATACCAACAGTGCCCCGGAAAGCATCACCCGTCTGCTGGATATGGGCATGGACCCCTTCAACTTTGCCGACGCCATTTTGTGCATCCTGGCCCAGCGGCTGGTGCGCACCCTTTGCAAAACCTGCAAGCGCAAGTACCACCCAAGCAAAGAGGAGTTCAAAGAGTTGGCGCGCGAGTATGGCAGTGAAGAAGAATTAAAAGACAACCTCGGTATTGAATACACGGACGATCTGGAAATATACAAACCGGAAGGCTGCGACCTGTGCAGCAATACCGGCTACCGGGGTCGTATGGGCCTCCACGAACTGCTGATGGGCACGGATGACATGAAAAAGCTGATCCAGACCAAGGCGGAAATGAAAATTATTCGCGACCAGGCCATCAAAGACGGCATGACCACCCTGAAGCAGGACGGTATCGCTAAGGTTTTTCAAGGGCATTGCGATTTGATCGAGGTCAGGAAGGTCTGTATCAAGTAA
- a CDS encoding ACT domain-containing protein, which yields MQVEQISVFLENKSGRLSEVTAILTESSVNIRALALADTSDFGVLRLIVDDTQKAISTLKNNGFTVGKTHVVAVEVADRPGGLHEILTLLHEAEINVEYMYAFVRTSGDNAVMIFRIEEDQKAVDLLQSKGVNVIDGQRLYSL from the coding sequence ATGCAGGTAGAACAGATTTCCGTTTTTCTGGAAAACAAATCGGGAAGGCTCTCGGAAGTGACTGCGATTCTAACCGAGTCCAGCGTCAACATCCGGGCCCTGGCATTGGCCGATACATCCGACTTCGGTGTTTTGCGGCTCATTGTCGACGATACCCAAAAGGCGATATCGACGCTGAAAAACAATGGATTCACTGTGGGTAAGACCCATGTGGTGGCTGTGGAAGTCGCCGACCGCCCCGGCGGGCTCCACGAGATTTTGACCCTGCTCCACGAAGCCGAAATCAATGTCGAATACATGTACGCCTTTGTGCGCACCTCCGGCGACAATGCCGTGATGATCTTTCGCATCGAGGAAGATCAAAAGGCCGTAGACTTGCTCCAATCCAAAGGCGTCAATGTGATCGACGGACAGCGATTGTACTCGCTGTAG
- a CDS encoding phenylacetate--CoA ligase gives MIHDIEYETMPREALEAIQLRRLQTTLERVYASVPFYRKKFKEAGIVPSDIQKLEDLRKIPFTTKQDLRDNYPYNMFAVPMDNVVRIHASSGTTGQPTVVGYTARDVKTWSTLMARSLAAGGAGRGDIIHNAYGYGLFTGGLGVHYGAECLGASVIPVSGGNTKRQVVIMRDFKPTIITATPSYALHLAEVAEEMGVSFESLNFKYGVFGAEPWSEQMRQEIERKLNLVAVDIYGLSEVMGPGVAIECHEAKKGLHVFEDHFIPEIVDPKTLEPLPYGSDGELVFTSLTKEAFPVIRYRTRDITSLNPEPCICGRTLVRMNRVTGRSDDMLIIRGVNVFPSQIESVLMDIEEVEPHYQLVVDREDNLDVLTVNVEVGERGFTDEVKGLQRLERRISKNIKELLGVSAKVKLVEPKGIERSQGKAVRVVDNRKI, from the coding sequence ATGATCCACGACATCGAATACGAAACCATGCCCCGCGAAGCGCTGGAGGCGATCCAGCTGCGGCGGCTTCAAACCACCCTTGAACGGGTCTATGCCTCCGTTCCTTTTTACCGTAAAAAGTTCAAGGAGGCCGGAATCGTTCCTTCAGACATCCAAAAGCTGGAAGATCTGAGAAAAATTCCGTTTACCACCAAGCAGGACCTTCGCGACAATTATCCCTACAACATGTTTGCCGTTCCCATGGACAACGTGGTTCGCATTCATGCCTCGTCCGGTACCACCGGCCAGCCGACGGTTGTGGGATATACGGCCCGGGACGTGAAGACCTGGTCCACGCTGATGGCCCGTTCGCTGGCCGCCGGCGGCGCCGGAAGGGGAGACATCATTCACAATGCCTACGGGTACGGGCTGTTTACCGGCGGTTTGGGCGTTCATTACGGCGCCGAGTGTTTGGGCGCCTCGGTGATCCCGGTTTCCGGCGGCAATACCAAACGCCAGGTGGTGATCATGAGGGATTTCAAACCCACTATCATCACTGCCACGCCGTCGTATGCCCTGCACCTGGCCGAAGTGGCCGAAGAGATGGGCGTATCGTTCGAATCGCTGAATTTCAAGTACGGCGTTTTCGGCGCCGAGCCCTGGTCCGAGCAGATGCGCCAGGAGATCGAGCGCAAGCTGAATCTCGTGGCCGTGGACATTTACGGACTCAGCGAGGTCATGGGGCCCGGGGTGGCCATCGAATGCCACGAAGCCAAAAAGGGCCTGCATGTCTTTGAAGACCACTTCATTCCGGAGATCGTCGATCCCAAAACACTCGAACCCCTGCCTTACGGGAGCGACGGGGAACTGGTCTTCACCTCGCTGACCAAGGAGGCCTTTCCCGTTATCCGGTATCGCACCCGCGATATCACCTCCCTGAACCCGGAACCGTGCATCTGCGGCCGCACCCTCGTCCGCATGAACCGGGTCACGGGCCGCAGCGACGACATGCTGATCATCCGCGGTGTCAATGTCTTTCCCTCCCAGATCGAAAGCGTGCTCATGGATATCGAAGAAGTGGAACCCCACTACCAGCTGGTGGTGGACCGTGAGGACAATCTGGACGTGCTCACCGTCAACGTGGAAGTGGGCGAACGCGGTTTTACCGACGAGGTCAAGGGCCTGCAACGGCTGGAACGTCGTATTTCAAAGAATATCAAAGAGCTGCTGGGCGTTTCCGCCAAGGTCAAGCTGGTCGAACCCAAGGGCATCGAAAGAAGCCAGGGCAAGGCCGTTCGGGTTGTGGACAACCGCAAGATTTGA
- a CDS encoding enoyl-CoA hydratase-related protein has product MAYENIIFEVNEGIATITFNRPKALNALNGMLLDELAAALDEIEADEDIRVLVLTGAGEKSFVAGADITELATFNTLQSKMFSRKGQLIISRLQELAIPVIAAVNGFALGGGSEMALACDFIYASENAMFGLPEITLGIIPGFGGTQRLPRLIGSNRAKEMIFTGKMIPAAEAETIGMVNRVLPLAELMEATLKTARTIAAKGKVSLRAAKQAVNSGLEVDLGTGLKIEVDAFAICMASEDAKEGTGAFIEKRKPQFKGTLKG; this is encoded by the coding sequence ATGGCTTACGAAAACATCATTTTTGAAGTGAATGAAGGCATTGCCACCATTACCTTTAACCGCCCCAAAGCGCTCAACGCCCTGAACGGGATGCTGCTGGACGAGCTTGCCGCAGCCCTGGACGAAATCGAGGCCGATGAGGATATCCGTGTGCTGGTGCTGACCGGCGCCGGTGAAAAATCCTTTGTGGCCGGTGCCGACATCACCGAACTGGCAACCTTCAACACGTTGCAGAGCAAGATGTTTTCACGCAAAGGGCAGTTGATCATCAGCCGGCTGCAGGAATTGGCCATCCCGGTCATCGCCGCCGTCAACGGTTTTGCCCTGGGCGGCGGAAGCGAAATGGCCCTGGCCTGCGATTTTATCTACGCCTCGGAAAACGCCATGTTCGGCCTGCCTGAAATCACGCTGGGCATCATTCCCGGATTCGGCGGCACCCAGCGGTTGCCCCGGCTCATCGGCAGCAATCGGGCCAAAGAGATGATCTTTACCGGCAAGATGATTCCGGCCGCCGAAGCCGAAACCATTGGAATGGTCAACCGGGTCCTGCCTTTAGCGGAACTGATGGAAGCAACCCTGAAAACCGCCCGCACCATCGCCGCCAAGGGGAAGGTCTCCCTGCGGGCGGCCAAGCAGGCGGTAAACAGCGGCCTGGAAGTGGATCTGGGCACCGGCCTTAAGATCGAAGTGGATGCCTTTGCCATCTGCATGGCCAGCGAGGACGCCAAGGAGGGAACCGGGGCCTTTATCGAAAAACGAAAACCGCAATTCAAGGGAACGCTCAAAGGATAG
- a CDS encoding N-acetylmuramoyl-L-alanine amidase: MRLIAVVFVFQMAFVWPAWALTPKQQFYRAENAAAALKKNTRHQKYRDKWLACIEKYKKVYQLDPSGPWAAAGLYNAGLLYLDLAKRSYLTADRQEALDLFQRVIQRFPKSRYTPKAKTQLDKLNKPAPTPGPSPAEAKFKTANAVYKRLMDSKAKQKYRDQWQRAIDRFQDAYRADENGPYAAESLYRVAELYKRLSEISKRKSDRDRSMDHFRQVKARFPDSVYAQKADAQLGGESGSEPPAKTDAGDPLAGIIAESQSAPDSAKDAAEPLPNGMVTVNGLRFWSNPSYTRIVIDADQETRFSHRLLKKDPSIKKPQRLYIDLDRSRLGQGIQKIVPINDELLADARAGQNSPETVRIVVDIKSFKTYKIFSLKNPFRIVLDVWGLETETATAEDARPEVRPRTGKLPPGAIARQLALGVKRIVIDPGHGGRDYGAPGYLKGVHEKDVVLQIAKRLARKVESDLNCDAVLTRTTDRYLTLEERTAIANTQNADLFISIHTNAIRDKRAYGIETFFLNLATDDDAIMVAARENATSAKNISDLESILNDLMQNAKISESSRLAAMVQREMCSHLKKSYSYVRNKGVKQAPFYVLLGAQMPALLVETSFISNPRECKRLTDAKYQDQLCDGIIRGIRKYIKETSPTAFMEPSDRPTKNG; encoded by the coding sequence TTGCGACTGATCGCAGTCGTATTCGTGTTCCAGATGGCGTTCGTCTGGCCGGCTTGGGCCCTGACGCCCAAACAGCAGTTTTATCGGGCCGAGAATGCCGCCGCGGCGCTCAAGAAAAATACCCGCCACCAGAAATACCGGGACAAGTGGCTGGCCTGCATCGAAAAATACAAGAAGGTGTATCAGCTTGATCCTTCGGGGCCCTGGGCCGCCGCGGGTCTTTACAACGCCGGCCTGTTGTATCTGGATCTGGCCAAGCGTTCCTACCTGACTGCGGACCGACAAGAGGCCTTGGACCTTTTCCAGCGGGTGATTCAGCGTTTCCCCAAAAGCCGGTATACCCCCAAAGCGAAAACCCAGCTGGACAAACTGAACAAGCCGGCGCCGACACCCGGACCATCGCCGGCGGAAGCGAAGTTCAAAACGGCCAACGCCGTCTACAAGCGGCTGATGGACAGCAAAGCCAAGCAGAAATACCGGGATCAGTGGCAACGGGCCATCGATCGCTTTCAGGACGCCTACCGGGCAGACGAAAACGGGCCTTACGCCGCCGAATCCCTGTATCGGGTGGCGGAACTGTACAAGAGGTTGTCGGAAATATCGAAACGAAAAAGCGACCGCGACCGGTCGATGGATCATTTTCGACAGGTGAAAGCGCGCTTCCCCGATTCGGTTTACGCCCAAAAAGCCGATGCGCAGCTGGGAGGTGAAAGCGGCAGCGAACCGCCAGCGAAAACGGACGCCGGCGATCCCCTGGCCGGAATCATCGCCGAAAGCCAATCTGCACCCGATTCGGCCAAGGATGCGGCCGAGCCCCTGCCGAACGGTATGGTCACCGTAAATGGGCTGCGTTTCTGGTCCAACCCCAGCTACACACGGATCGTGATCGATGCCGACCAGGAAACCCGTTTCTCCCATCGATTGCTGAAAAAGGATCCTTCCATCAAAAAGCCCCAACGGCTTTACATCGATCTGGACCGGAGCCGGCTGGGCCAGGGCATCCAGAAAATCGTTCCCATCAACGACGAACTGCTCGCCGATGCCCGGGCCGGGCAGAACAGCCCGGAAACCGTCCGGATCGTGGTGGACATCAAATCCTTTAAAACCTACAAGATTTTCTCCCTGAAGAATCCTTTCCGGATCGTGCTGGACGTCTGGGGCTTGGAAACGGAAACGGCCACGGCCGAAGACGCCCGGCCGGAAGTCCGTCCCCGGACAGGCAAACTGCCGCCCGGCGCCATCGCCCGGCAGCTCGCCCTGGGAGTCAAGCGCATCGTCATCGATCCAGGCCATGGCGGCAGGGATTACGGTGCGCCGGGCTATCTGAAAGGGGTGCACGAAAAAGACGTGGTCCTGCAGATTGCCAAACGGCTGGCCCGCAAAGTGGAAAGCGATCTGAACTGCGATGCCGTGCTCACCCGAACCACCGACCGCTACCTGACATTGGAGGAGCGCACCGCCATCGCCAACACCCAGAACGCCGACCTGTTTATCTCCATTCACACCAACGCCATTCGGGATAAAAGGGCCTACGGCATTGAAACGTTTTTCCTCAATCTGGCCACCGACGACGATGCCATCATGGTAGCGGCCAGGGAAAACGCAACTTCGGCCAAGAACATCAGCGATCTGGAGTCGATTTTAAACGACTTGATGCAGAACGCCAAGATCAGCGAATCCAGCCGCCTGGCCGCCATGGTTCAGCGGGAGATGTGCAGTCATCTGAAAAAGAGCTACAGCTACGTTCGCAACAAAGGCGTCAAACAGGCACCGTTTTACGTGCTCCTCGGTGCGCAGATGCCAGCCCTGTTGGTGGAGACCTCCTTTATCTCCAATCCCAGGGAATGCAAACGACTGACCGATGCCAAATACCAGGACCAATTGTGTGACGGAATTATTCGGGGCATCCGCAAATATATTAAAGAGACCAGTCCGACGGCCTTCATGGAACCATCGGACCGCCCGACGAAAAACGGATAA